A window of Tautonia plasticadhaerens contains these coding sequences:
- a CDS encoding efflux RND transporter periplasmic adaptor subunit, translated as MTTFVVLAALGIGVGVGRYLLPTGAEGAGAVGVGSASPDAAGETVWACSMHPQIRQPNPGDCPICGMDLIPADEGGGGEAEALREVSISREARALLDLKVAPVERRYVTATVRMVGKVDYDETRLGYITAWVPGRLDRLFVDYTGVEVQEGDHMVSIYSPELYSAQAELIRARQAVEQRRSTTGALGAERLLESAREKLRLWGLTEGQIGQIESQDEPSENLTIYAPMSGIVIQKNVQEGMYVDTGTRIYTISDLSRLWVKLDAYESDLPWLRYGQEVEFTTEAYPGEVFTGTVAFIDPVLDAETRTVKVRVNVPNPSGRLKPDMFVRASVRAQVATAGRVMDPGLVGKWICRMHPGVVKDSAGDCDVCGMPLVRTESLGYVSAASAADESAEPLVVPVPAVLKTGTRAVVYVERPDADSPTYEGREIVLGPRAGDSYIVRAGLEEGERVVTQGNFKLDSALQIAAKPSMMNPDGGLEEVMEEALHAPPSVSRQLARLQEAAGAVRELGGSGDRAATREALRRFEDAVASVDASALQGRAAMAWKELSMRLRNDAVEGRWALSPGRETEAVDRLFADVGRLRSTFGLPDDPGTLLASAPLDVPPAFRDRLGPLWESYLAARDALVADDPEAARASAGAASAALAGIEADSLEGKARDLWDSARGDLDEALARMVDAEDLPALRSAFERWSTALRPVVASIGLAGPVGTVVAHSCSMALDDAGASWLQSGEEVRNPYMGQRMPRCTTGVEVVWDGPPPPAPVEAAPANIPDGFRRQLAGLWDAYLDLQGALASDDPDASRRAAGELGDVLASVDASTLEDDARDAWDRERENLRAAVDRMTEADGIEPLRAGFALMSEEMPVLFEAYRPEVGSPVYRMHCPMAFDGRGAAWLQATEEVRNPYFGSAMIRCATEVERIADARPEGSDRE; from the coding sequence GTGACGACCTTCGTCGTGCTGGCGGCCCTCGGGATCGGGGTCGGCGTCGGCCGCTATCTCCTGCCGACGGGAGCCGAGGGGGCCGGGGCCGTCGGAGTGGGATCCGCGTCGCCCGATGCCGCCGGGGAGACGGTCTGGGCCTGCTCGATGCACCCCCAGATCCGCCAGCCCAACCCGGGAGACTGCCCGATCTGCGGAATGGATCTGATCCCGGCCGATGAGGGCGGCGGCGGCGAGGCGGAGGCGCTCCGCGAGGTCTCCATCAGCCGGGAGGCCCGGGCGCTGCTCGACCTGAAGGTCGCCCCCGTCGAGCGCCGGTACGTCACGGCGACCGTCCGCATGGTGGGCAAGGTCGACTATGACGAGACGAGGCTCGGCTACATCACCGCCTGGGTCCCCGGCCGGCTCGACCGGCTCTTCGTCGACTACACCGGGGTCGAGGTGCAGGAGGGGGACCACATGGTCTCCATCTACAGCCCCGAGCTGTACAGCGCCCAGGCCGAATTGATCCGGGCCCGCCAGGCCGTCGAGCAGCGGAGGTCGACGACCGGGGCCCTCGGCGCCGAGCGGTTGCTGGAATCCGCCCGGGAGAAGCTCCGGCTCTGGGGCCTGACCGAGGGGCAGATCGGCCAGATCGAGTCGCAGGACGAGCCGTCGGAGAACCTGACGATCTACGCGCCGATGTCCGGGATCGTCATCCAGAAGAATGTCCAGGAGGGGATGTATGTGGACACGGGGACTCGGATCTACACGATCTCCGACCTCTCCAGGCTCTGGGTGAAGCTGGACGCGTACGAATCCGACCTGCCCTGGCTCCGCTACGGGCAGGAGGTGGAGTTCACCACCGAGGCCTATCCCGGCGAGGTCTTCACCGGCACCGTCGCCTTCATCGACCCGGTCCTCGACGCCGAGACCCGGACGGTGAAGGTCCGGGTGAACGTGCCGAACCCGAGCGGCCGGCTGAAGCCGGACATGTTCGTGAGGGCCTCGGTCCGGGCCCAGGTGGCCACGGCCGGCCGGGTGATGGACCCCGGCCTGGTCGGCAAGTGGATCTGCCGGATGCACCCCGGCGTCGTCAAGGACTCGGCCGGCGACTGCGACGTCTGCGGGATGCCCCTGGTGCGGACCGAATCCCTCGGTTACGTCTCGGCGGCCTCGGCGGCCGACGAGTCGGCCGAGCCGCTGGTCGTGCCCGTCCCGGCGGTCCTGAAGACCGGCACCAGGGCCGTCGTCTACGTCGAGCGCCCCGACGCCGATTCGCCCACCTACGAGGGCCGGGAAATCGTCCTCGGCCCCAGGGCCGGCGACTCCTACATCGTCCGGGCCGGGCTGGAGGAGGGGGAACGGGTCGTCACCCAGGGGAACTTCAAGCTCGATAGTGCCCTCCAGATCGCCGCGAAGCCGAGCATGATGAACCCCGACGGCGGCCTGGAGGAGGTGATGGAGGAGGCACTGCACGCCCCGCCCTCGGTCTCCCGACAGCTCGCCCGGCTCCAGGAGGCGGCCGGGGCGGTGCGGGAGCTGGGCGGGTCAGGCGACCGCGCCGCGACCCGGGAAGCCCTCCGCCGGTTCGAGGACGCCGTGGCCTCCGTCGATGCGTCCGCCTTGCAGGGCCGGGCGGCGATGGCCTGGAAGGAGCTGTCGATGAGGCTCCGGAACGACGCCGTCGAGGGGAGATGGGCGCTGAGCCCCGGTCGGGAGACGGAGGCCGTCGACCGGCTGTTCGCCGACGTCGGCCGGCTCCGGTCCACCTTCGGCCTGCCCGACGACCCGGGGACCCTGCTCGCCTCGGCCCCCCTGGACGTGCCCCCGGCCTTCCGGGACCGGCTCGGGCCGCTCTGGGAGTCCTACCTCGCCGCCCGGGATGCCCTCGTCGCCGACGACCCCGAGGCCGCCCGGGCCTCGGCCGGGGCCGCCTCGGCGGCGCTGGCCGGGATCGAGGCCGATTCCCTGGAGGGCAAGGCCCGGGACCTCTGGGACTCGGCCCGGGGAGACCTGGACGAGGCCCTCGCCCGGATGGTCGATGCCGAGGATTTGCCCGCCCTGCGATCGGCCTTCGAGCGGTGGTCGACGGCGCTCCGGCCGGTCGTGGCGTCGATCGGCCTGGCCGGGCCGGTTGGCACAGTCGTGGCCCATTCCTGCTCGATGGCCCTCGACGACGCCGGGGCCTCCTGGTTGCAGTCCGGGGAGGAGGTCCGGAACCCGTACATGGGCCAGCGGATGCCCCGCTGCACCACCGGGGTCGAGGTCGTCTGGGACGGCCCTCCTCCCCCCGCTCCCGTCGAGGCCGCCCCGGCGAACATCCCGGACGGATTCCGGAGGCAGTTGGCCGGTCTCTGGGACGCATACCTTGATCTCCAGGGTGCCCTCGCCTCCGACGACCCGGACGCCTCCCGGCGGGCCGCCGGGGAACTTGGGGATGTGCTGGCATCGGTGGATGCGTCGACCCTGGAGGACGACGCGCGGGACGCCTGGGATCGCGAGCGGGAGAACCTCCGGGCGGCGGTCGATCGCATGACGGAGGCCGACGGGATCGAGCCCCTCCGCGCCGGCTTCGCCCTGATGTCGGAGGAGATGCCGGTGCTCTTCGAGGCGTACCGCCCGGAGGTCGGCTCGCCGGTCTACCGAATGCACTGCCCGATGGCCTTCGACGGCCGGGGGGCCGCCTGGCTCCAGGCCACCGAGGAGGTCCGCAATCCGTACTTCGGCTCGGCGATGATCCGGTGCGCCACCGAGGTCGAGCGGATCGCCGACGCCCGCCCGGAGGGCTCCGATCGTGAGTGA